In the genome of candidate division WOR-3 bacterium, the window AAGCTTGCTATCGAGGGAGATGTGAATCCTCCTGTCCAATTTGCCGATGTCTATGCTCCCGTTGGTCTCCACCACGATGAAATACCCTCTTTTCAAAAGTTCTTTCGACAGAGGGTAAATATCCTCCTGAAGAAGAGGCTCTCCGCCGGTTAAAAGAACCTTTTTCACGCCGAACTCGTCTACTTTTTTCAACACGTCGGCAACGGACATCATTTCACCTTCATCAAAAGCATAACTTGTGTCGCACCAAGAGCATCTGAGGTTACAGCCCGTGGTTCTTACGAGCACAAAAGGAAACCCGGCGTAAGAAGATTCTCCGAGTATCGATCTGAATATCTCACAGATCTTGAGCATATTTTGTAGTGTCTTTTATGCCTGCTTTAATAAAAGCGTCTCTTCTTATCTTGCAGCTGTCGCATTTACCACACGCCTTCCCTTCTTTCGTGGGATTGTAACAGGAATGAGTCAGAGAAAAATCGACGCCCAGTTCGCTTCCGAGTTTGATTATTTCGTGTTTTCTCATTTTAGAAAAAGGAGCTTTGATCGAAAGTTTTGCGTCTTTGAAAAAGTATCCTGTTCCGAGATTCACAGTTTTCTGAAAACACTCTGTGAATTCAGGTCTGCAGTCGGGGTAGCCCGAATAGTCAATCGCGTTCGCGCCGTAATAAACCGCCTCAGCTCCGGAGACTTCAGCCCAAGCGGAGGAGATTGAAAGAAATATCAGGTTCCTCGCCGGGACATAAGTATTAGGAAGTTTTGACCCAATTTCCTTGTTGTCTGGCACTTCAAGAGAAAGGTCCGTAAGGCTTGAACCCTTTAATGAAGAGAGGTCGATACTGAAAATTTTCACGGGTTCGCAGCCCTGAGACCGAGCTACTTTTTTTGCCGATTCAATTTCAATTCGATGCCTTTGCCCGTAATCAAAAACCATGGGCAAAGCGAGCATTTTTTCCTTCTTGATCACAAAAGCAAGGAGGACTGAGGAATCCAGCCCTCCGGAAAGTAGAACAACTGCTTTTTTTGGTATCAAATTCTCATGAACCTCGACTTTGTCAGGACTTCACAAGACGTGTCCGTAACCAAAACGTCGTCTTCCAGCCTGCAGCCTCCATAACGGGTGTGGTAGACTCCTGGTTCAATCGTGAAAACCATTCCTTCTTCAATTTTTAGCGGTTTAAACCTTTTGAGCATTTTTTCGTCTTTCGGCTTTGTGACTATTCTGCCGGGGTCATGGACATCAAGACCTATCCCGTGCCCCAAAGAATGCGGCATGTTCATGCCGGCTTTTTTTATTACCAGGTCTGCAGCTTCGGCAATTTGATGAGCGAAGACGCCAGGTTTCACGACTTTGATCGCTTCTCTTTGCGCGTTCTCGACGGTGTGGATCATTTTTTCCTGGATTTTCGACAGTTTTCCCAAAGAAAAACTGACTGTGACGTCGCTTTTGTACCCTTTGTAAGTGACTCCGAAATCCACGAGAGACAATCCCGGTTTCACCAATTTTCCTGAACCTGCCCTCGGGTTGGTGTGGATAGACCAGGACCTGTCGGGGTTGGCGACAATTGTCTCGAAGGACACCGAATCGCAGCCGTATTCCAGAGCTTTCATCTCGACGAACAGAGAGAGGCTGTTTTCCCTGAAGTTCTCGTTTTTTTTGTTTTTTTTCAAGTATTTCTCTATGTCCTGAATTATCGTATTTGTTATCTCGCAGGCTTTCTTGAGAAGTTTTATCTCTCCCTGAGACTTATGCATCCTCAATCGGTTTATAAAATAATCTGCTGATTTCTTGGGTGAGTCGAATACGACGATTTTAGCCCCTTTCAGTCTTTTCTTGTAGTATTTGTGTTCCAAATACCCTACCGTGTTTTGCAGTTCTATCGTGTATTTATCACCCAAAATATCTTTCAGCGTCGTCTCGAGCGCTGCGAAGTACGACCCTCCCTTTTTTCCGAAATCGACTATCTCCTCGACTCCGGCGACCTTTTCGGCCATTATCACATCCCACGGTATGAGTATTCTCCTCCCGGAGGCCAAAATTATCAACATAGCGTCCTCGGGATGACCTGAAAAATATCTCAGCGAAGAACTGCGTCCGTTTTCGAAATCCTGAATGAGAAAAGCGTCAACTCCCTTTTGTTTTAAATGCTCACAGAAGCTTTCGAGTTTTTCCCGGGTTATCGAAACAAATTTTCTGCCTTTTTTCATATTGTCAACCTCAATCCAACTTTGCCAAGTACGCCGACATGTGTTTTGTCCTCTTCATCAACAGTATAGGATGAACCCTGGGCTCCGAGTTCCAAAAAAACAGAACTCTTTCTCGTGAGGGTGTAATCAAACCCTACCAAACCTTGTCCCCCATAGGCGGAGGAGACGTCCTTTCTGTCATCTTGCATGCATACGCCAAGATGCCCGCCCAAACCAAGGTAAAACCTGTATGAAGTCCTGTCGTTGCCGTAAAATTTAACTAAAAAATCAAAGGAAGGGTAGAACCAAGAAAATTTCTCATCGTCTTTAGCGGTCAGGTATACCGCCGGTCTGAGGTAAAAATTTCCGAGTGGGAAAAGCATCTCCGCTCCAAAAGCCGGAGCGTTTTCTATCGCCCCTCCTGAAAAACCGAGAGATATTTTCTGGGGTTGCTCCCAGTAGTATTCAAGCTCAGGTACAGGTTCCGCCATTAAAAACAACGGGACGAAAATCGCGATAACTATAATTTTCACAGGTCCCTCCTTTTAACAAACATTTCCATATTTTTAATCTTACTCTTAAATTCTTTCTGCGTCGAAGACCATTTTGCCGTCCAAAAAAACTTTGTA includes:
- the queC gene encoding 7-cyano-7-deazaguanine synthase QueC, with translation MIPKKAVVLLSGGLDSSVLLAFVIKKEKMLALPMVFDYGQRHRIEIESAKKVARSQGCEPVKIFSIDLSSLKGSSLTDLSLEVPDNKEIGSKLPNTYVPARNLIFLSISSAWAEVSGAEAVYYGANAIDYSGYPDCRPEFTECFQKTVNLGTGYFFKDAKLSIKAPFSKMRKHEIIKLGSELGVDFSLTHSCYNPTKEGKACGKCDSCKIRRDAFIKAGIKDTTKYAQDL
- a CDS encoding radical SAM protein; translation: MLKICEIFRSILGESSYAGFPFVLVRTTGCNLRCSWCDTSYAFDEGEMMSVADVLKKVDEFGVKKVLLTGGEPLLQEDIYPLSKELLKRGYFIVVETNGSIDIGKLDRRIHISLDSKLPLSGMSEKMLWSNFDILKKTDDVKFVVAGEEDFEAAARTIANRDLSGRVNLIFSPVFEKVKPRELARWLIFSGIDARLQLQLHKIIWEPGRRGV
- a CDS encoding aminopeptidase P family protein, which produces MKKGRKFVSITREKLESFCEHLKQKGVDAFLIQDFENGRSSSLRYFSGHPEDAMLIILASGRRILIPWDVIMAEKVAGVEEIVDFGKKGGSYFAALETTLKDILGDKYTIELQNTVGYLEHKYYKKRLKGAKIVVFDSPKKSADYFINRLRMHKSQGEIKLLKKACEITNTIIQDIEKYLKKNKKNENFRENSLSLFVEMKALEYGCDSVSFETIVANPDRSWSIHTNPRAGSGKLVKPGLSLVDFGVTYKGYKSDVTVSFSLGKLSKIQEKMIHTVENAQREAIKVVKPGVFAHQIAEAADLVIKKAGMNMPHSLGHGIGLDVHDPGRIVTKPKDEKMLKRFKPLKIEEGMVFTIEPGVYHTRYGGCRLEDDVLVTDTSCEVLTKSRFMRI